The Lycium barbarum isolate Lr01 chromosome 11, ASM1917538v2, whole genome shotgun sequence genome contains the following window.
CGAAACTCAGATTCGCAACAAACACAGAACAGACGAAAAAAATCGTTTGAGTATTTCTGATTCGATATTTCTTCTGATATTGTGACAACTAAACCAAATATTTCGCAGGGATTTCTTGAACCGAAAAAAAAGTTATTGAGGAACTTTCTGAATCAAAGATTTCGCTCTTTGGGGGGTTTCCGATCAAGCTCCCAAAAAATCCTCCCCCTTACTTAACTTGGACAACGATTATATATAGGGCGAATTGGGGTTTTCTtcgacgaagagagagaggagcgggggggacaagacgagtggggaacagagggaaatgGGAGTGgagtaggcggcggtggtggcggGGAACAGGGAATAGTGGATGACAGAGGAGCGTGGAGGGAGAGAAAGAGGGAGAAAGGAGGAGGAAAAGGGAAAGGGAGCGGGAGAGATGGGGGTGGCGGCTTGAAGAGAAGAGgagaaaatgaaggggaaaccctaaaagggtttcccttatcttGAAACGGAATGGGCCGGACCCGGTTCTTttttggactgggtcaatttttgaccgggcattaaaagaatgggctggtccgaagtgttggttaattatttggaataagatgaattaaattgggctggtaaattaaaatgtggactgatttatgaattggtccgaaaatagtatgggttgattgggctactgCGTTTAAATAAAGACCTACTTAAATAACTTGCGTTAAAATATTACGTaacataaaatatgcaattattagtgctcagataaaaaatggcgttgtaatagccgtgcaataatatttcgaaaatccacagtaaataaacactattatttaattatgcaaagataaatgcgatgcgtgtgcgtaagctggtaaaataccgaaatgataaaaattgtgaattataataatattggtaacataataataataataataataataataataataataataataataataataataataataataataataataataataataataataataatagtaataataataatgatggctagtaactgtaatagaataatgaaatgccggtattgataagaggctaataattatagtaaaaaatataaatatatatattttttaattttccaaaaatattagaagcgtaaataggtatttcggaggagagacgggacaaaattgggtgtcaacagtgtgGAGGAGTTGTTTCAAAGATGCTATCTTAGTCAAATCTGTACCAGTAATCAGGACATCATCCACATAAACAGCGAAGaatattacaccttggaaaatcccccgtacCTGTACAGTGAATAGGCGAACAGAGGACGTAGTGCatacgatgttttgacgagtaagaaagagtattagatgaccctcaatgAGGTTTTAAAGGCATAAAATGCAAGGAGAGAAAGTTGTTAAGAAAAacaaaccatatgttgtgtatcggacaAATAATGACGAGCAATGAAttggtgatggcataatgatgtcttagcgaagtgtaataatgtcctttagattggtattgaagtgttaaataagtgttaagaaggttccataaggatcggggatTAAACGAAGTAataaaaataagattcagtgaactggtggattatacggtcgattttacggaccgtataatggttttacggtcgTAGAATGGATCGTAAAAATGTCACAGAATGAAGTGGAGgaaaggtgggttttacggtagattatacggaccgtataaaattttagGGTCCGTAAAAATgaaccgtcaaattgacacagagaaGGGTGATCACTggatcagttttacggtcaattatacgcaccgtataatggaccgtaaaatggcatcgggacagatttgcattttataaaaatatgatccaagttcattttatttatttcccactctcactccacgacccaatctctctctagaacattccacactcTCCCAAAACAAGAATTCAAATGAAAATttaggatcaacttcatcaatccacaaaaacctagtgtaagaacacatcaaaggatcatttaagtcaagaaattccatagaaggtagaactagggttttgtctaagtgaagcatttcaactcaagacttgttcaactatcatctaaggtatgtttcctagatttatcatgttatttaaggtattaggaggctaagaagcttgaattgtagaaagacatgaaaaatgggtcttgaatggatgaatagtgtcaccattgaatgatagtgggattgaatcatgaatgttgaagtgttatgattgtgaatacgttataaatgatgtttatatcatgaaacaagtattaaataggcgaaaacacaataatgagttatacggataaatgtggggaaattggaggaaaatgatggaatgtggtgaatatatataaacgatggttgttgattgtaatattgtggatgttgatgtgagcattgggaattgatatagactatgagaaaagtagtataaataaaggaagtgatgcccaattttctctagaaatagtgacgtatttccttaagtcgactaactaacgcccatacgaattctctcgtgaaggtagcgacgcgacattaaaggagagcaagtgaacgaatagctagctaaacgtcaaaggtatgtgaggctagtcctttctttctaatggcatgaatcctatagcataagttcctttcctcttcataaGTTCTTATATTCCGGGAAGCTAGAAGCCTATATCCCtacatgtctatataagataagagatatgatatgatgatgccatattgataatgatgtcatttattgcttacactcaccttatgcactaattccttcaaggtgaggcagaatgtcaataattgctccataatggaaccgggggatcacaaccttacgtcaccccggtagagtatagttgatcttgagccttatgcatgtattatgataagcgtATGATTACAagaattttatgatgagcatgtcatgagcatatgacaccgcgcctagttggccgggcagtcaccgctaaggcgggcagctatacggatacaccatgaccagttggcatgggcaaacaccattagtgggcggcatgagatggtaccccggacgcgggaggcctggacgcgggctaatgttattgattatcacacagTTCCGAtctggacgggcagcttgcatgttatgcatatatgatatgatgataagtgTGAGTAAGACAACGTGCAtcacttcttttatgattgtcattcagatccagatgttcatATTAATGTTCTCAgcatattattgttgtctttcttcattgtttatgcctctcatactcagtacaatattcgtactggcgtctgtttttttttttgacgttgtgttcatgcccacaggtagacagggaggtgagcttgatccagatttttagtagctgtcagctgattgagagcactccattgttcggaggtgcttatgattccttttttggtgtatatgtatattttgggcacgacggagtcttgttccgtctatatgtctagtatgtcagtagaggctcgtagatactcagtgtgggttagatggtctcagaagatgttattatatgtatatatattattttgatggccgagaggcaactgtatataaagcatgtatgtttctatataaattatattttcctacaatttgtgtataaaattggtaagagagcattaaatgagtaagataggTATTAGATCGAGTgatgctcggtggctagcccctggtacccgtcgcggcccctagctgggtcgtgacaaaagtggtatcagagcagttcgtcctaggaagtgtctacgagtcgtgtctagtagattattgtttatggtgtgtagcgcgccacatcaataaacaagaggctacagggaatttaggaaaatgaccattcttcttcttatgagaatcgtgcgatagagccatacctAAGATTCTATgttccctaatagtgtgctgtgatttcagaaaatgccgccaaggggaaaagctacagccgcccagaagggcaaagctacgacaaaaaggcgggcagAACAAGAGCTTCCGATGAATATGGGGGAAGGTGAATCACAAAGTGAGGCCTCGcccgatgtagaagagcaaggaggagcctcagctccgatccctccaccgggtgcttcgggtcaacaagtgactgaggccatacatttattgacacaattggttgccgcccaggcacaacgacagaacgcgggcccgagtgatcgttcagctagtacgagagcccgtgatttcatgaccttaaatcctccggaattctttgggtcaaagccggatgaagatccgcaaaatttcattgatgaaatgttgaggaccttaaagattattcatgcctccgagaccgaatccgtggagttggcctcttatagactccgcgatgtggcggtattatggtacaacaattggatggcatcaagaggagagaatgtgcctcctccagtATGGAAAGAgttcgtggatgcctttattcgtcactatttgccacccgaagtccgccgagctagagcggacaggttcctgaatctaaagcaaggaagcatgagtgcccgagagtatagtatgaaattcaattctttggctagatatgctccaaccatggtggccgacatgggagaccgggtctatagatttgtgagtggcctagggccacatttatttagagattgtttgacggcctcgttgcaagacgggatggatatttcccggatacaggcccatgctcagaatcttgaggaacggcAACAGCCGCAAAGAAGTAATCGCGATAATGATCGAAGAcaaagtaagagggctagatctatgggagcgagcagtgaatatagagggggaccgagacagatgcattctagacactcaggtcagtcagcgactagtgcgcctcccagattctcagataggaggtttgatcgttcttttcagccagggtagggccagagttcgagagcctcagattctcagcttaggggagattttagtcagcggagaccttcagtaccgcggtgcagccaatgcggtagattgcattccggacagtgtcgtcagggttcggatgcttgctatgcctgcaggcaggttggtcatatgatgagagactgtccgtcagcgagaggtagagctgggactcagcctacagggtccgcagctgggtcttcttcagtacgcccgacagcacagattccCCGGACTTTAGCCGGtataggtagaggcagagggggaacatctacttcaggtgatgttcagccccgcgtatatgctttagctgggcgacaggatcttgagtcctccccagatgttgtcacaggtacattgactatattttcccgtgacgtatatgctttgatcgatgcgggttctactttctcatatattactccgtatgttgttgattgtattggggtgagacccgagccaattaaacctttcgaggtattcactccggttggtgatcctgtcaTAGCAAGAcaaatgtacaaaaattgtgtagttgtgatatgtgatcgccagacaaaagctgacttgattgagctagagatggtagattttgacgtaattatgggtatggattggttggcgtcgtgctatgctaatgtttgttgccggacgaAAGTAGtttgattccaattcccgggagagcccgtgcttgaatggaagggtaatatatcttctccaaaaggtaggtttatttcctaccttaaggcaaggaagatgatagccaaaggctacatttaccatctagttcgagttcacgaCACCAAGGCAAGGCCaccagctttccaatctgttctggtagtgaataattcccagatgtatttcctgatgaactaccaggtcttcctccagaaagggaaattgatttcgccatcgatgtattaccggacaccgagcctatttctattcctttgtatcgaatggctccggcagaattgaaagagctaaaaacaCAGTTGAAGGATTGGCTGGAgaaagggtttataaggcccagttcatcaccgtggggagcaccggtcttttttgtgaaaaagaaagacggatctctacgaatgtgcatcgactatagacaattgaacaaagtgacgataaagaacagatatccccttccaaggatcgatgatttgttcgatcaattgcaaggtgacaaatggttttctaaaatagatttgcgatcaGGTTActatcaagtgagggttagagaagcggatattcccaagactgccttcaggacgagatatggtcactacgagttccgagtaatgtcgtttgggttgacaaatgtcccggcggtgttcatgaatttaatgaataatgtattcaggccatttttgaatctctttgtgatagtgtttatcgatgatattctagtatattctcgcacagaatcagaacatgcagatcatttgaggattgttcttggtgttcttcgagcccgagaattgtatgcaaaattttcaaagtgcgagttttggctaaattctgtaacatttttgggccatattatttcagatgatggcattcgagtcgacactcataaaattgaagctgtgaagacttggccaaggcctacaacgcccacggaagttcgtagttttctgggtttggcaggctactataggagattcgtagagggcttttcttctatttcagccccattgacgaagctaactcaaaagtccactaaatttcaatggaacgacgcgtgtgagcgtagttttcaagaattgaaagacagattaacctcagctccagtgttaacacttctagaagggctagatggctatattgtgtattgtgacgcttcaggtgtgggactaggatgtgtactgatgcagTACGGGAGagttattgcatacgcttcgaggcagttgcggaaacatgaacagaattatccaactcatgatctcgaactggctgcagttattcacgccctgaaaatatggaggcattatttgtatggtgtgcatgttgaaatctatacagatcataagagccttcaatatatttttaagcagaaggagttaaacctgcggtagaggcggtggttagaattgttaaaggattacgatgttaacattttataccaccccgggaaggcgaatgtagtagccgacgcactcAGCAGTCGATCAATGGGAAGTTTAAGTGAAGTTCCTTcggaaaggaaagaaatggttcgtgagctctatcaatTAGCAAATCTTGAAGTGCGTgcgattgattcgggtagtgcaggtaTCGGCATTAATAACCCCGCGACTTCATCCTTGAATATAGAGGtaaaggaacggcaatatgaagattcccagttaagccattaccgagacctatctcatgagaaggaaaagtctccatttgaagtttccgtaGATGGAGTCCTTAGATGCCAGGGCAgactatgtgtaccggatgtggcggaATTACACCGATGAATTCTAGAGGAAGCTCACTATtctcagattcagacctccattaagtgcaacAAATGAGGCCTAACTCTCGAATAACGGACGAAAATTTATTCAAACGTACAAAGGAAACACTCCACTCCTTTGAGGGGGTATTTAGAATTTCTGAAACTAAATGGGGTCTCTTTACACTACTTAGAACTTCCTGAAGTCAAGTAAATTTTCTCCATTTCATATCCCAAATTAAAATGACTTGTTTACCCCGTTGAAAAACTAAAATTTCAAAATACTACCCCAATAATTTGGTGTCACACAGATTCATCCACCACAATTCTACTTTGGATCCACTTCTTCAACTTCTCTCCATAACTGTAAGTCTTTCTGTTTATAATTTTAATAAATCTCAATCAATTTATTCAGTATACATCAAATTCATATTACATGCCTATATTCAAATTGATTCTTGATTCTTTTTTCTTTCTAAGTTTCAGAATTATGTGAATATTGATTAATGTGCATTTTGTCCTTTGATATACAGAGAAATAACTTCCCATTTATCaataaaaaatgtttttttttttgtggggttgTTTATTGAACTATAAAAATCCAATCTTTTTTTTGGTAATGCAGTGGCTGCAGAGAATAAGAGCTATCTGAGAGATTGTTGTGTTAGATCCAAAGCAAAAATGGGATTCTTGATTACAACTCTAATTTTTGTTGCAATTGGTGTTATTGCATCTCTGTGCGCCAGAATCTGTTGCAATAGAGGCCCTTCTACTAATCTGTATGTTCTTTTTTATTCATAATTATTGTCTTACCAATTACATTTCATTAAGATgagaatgcttacttttaaaaggATTTATTAACTTATAACTATTAAGAACATATTTCCAGGTTTGTTCCCTAATTTTGGTTTTTGTGTGTGCTATGTAAGAAATGAGCTAATTTATCTGTCTGGTTATTAATTTGTGTACCAATTTATAGAATCTTTCTAATAATGCTAATTGAACTGCTAAATAATGATCCTAGGTTAATGATATATTGTCACTGTTTGACtaattaaaagaaagaaaaaaaggaagtACAGCATGTCATTCTTCAGTTgttcttttctttccaaatcttAGAAGAAGCTGAGATTGATTCCTTTGTTACTAATAATGTGGAAACATTTGAACTTCTCTGCCGCCTTCGTGTGATTGATTGTATTTTGTGATGCAGGTTACATCTAACATTGATTATCACGGCGACTGTCTGCTGTTGGATGATGTAAGTGTcatatatagttgttgttttctATTTTTAACTGTAAACACAAGATAAGGAGTCCATAAATTGTTCTGCCATTTACTCATTCAGAACAATAaagtaaaatagaaaaaaaaaaaaaaaattgtgtcctGCCATTTGTGCTTTTCATCTTTCTCCTTTTTGTTTTTGATGCAAATGTTTTTGACTTGAAGGCATTTGTATCCCCTTAAGTAGAGTTTTGAAAAATTTGCATTTTGTCCTTTAAGAATTTCAGGTGGATAAAATTGACTGTTTAGTGGAGCCACAGCATGTTATTGTGCATAAAGAGGAGGTCTGTCTGTACCATTGATGTGTTAGTAGTGCTATGTCAAATACAATTTTGATGTAATTCATGGGAGTCCAATCCAATGAATCATATTCTGAAACGTGATTAAGTGGTTCTTTTTAGAAGGATGAACTCCGTCACTTATGTTTTAGCTCTGGCGGAAATCTCACCTTAAGTCTCTCATAATAGGCTGATAGTATGGTAATATTATCAAAGCCGCGTTTAAGCTAAGAATCAAGACTCACTTCAAATTAGGGATTTGCGTAACTTAAGTGGCACTTCAGGAAAGACACCAATGGGAAACCAACAAATAGTTGTTTTTGAAATTTAGGTTTAACATATGAGTCTCATGTGCTTTAGCTTGAATAGAATGGccgaaaaaaaaaactagtcaagcATATATATAGAAGACTCTAGGACTACGACTAATTCCTATGAATTTACTCCATAACTATGGCTGCATGGCTGTTACAatcttcaagaaagaaaaaaaaactatggCTGCTGGAAGCATCGAAAAAAGAGCAGTCAAACTTTGTTAAAGTCAATGATTCTCATAACAATCTACTGTAGTGGTATGAATGGTGGACAACCTGAGATAAATTTTCTCCTTAGTAATTAGCTAACTTTGTAATTGTGGCAAAAAGAAGTAACTGGACTGCATTATCTTAATAGACCTGTATAGACCATAAGTGCGTGACGTGCAAGATTGCACCAAATAAGATTAACCTTCAAATTTGTCCCCTAGGAGATGAGTGAGCGATTGAGGCATAAGAGTTACAACCTGGAGATCCAACTTCCTATTTGAGCCCATCTACTTCAACCTTGGTGGGGGATTTAAATCAGACACCTGTGCTTGTTAGTTATAAGGGCGGAGTAGTCAACTGCGCGCAATACAACCGTCAGTAATTAAGAAAGTTAACAATTATCAGTGGTAATTTCCTTTTGTGAATCCCATAGCTTCATTTTATGAATGCATGCCAAAGGAACCTGAGGAATACCAGCCTTAGCAAACTTCACTCTCAATGATTCATTTTCTAGTGGAAAGAAGTTGTCTGTATATCTAGATATTTTGTTAATCCTTTCAATGATTTTGAGAAACCCTTGAACGGTTTGGTAATCTACTTAGATGTTTCCTATATTAGCAGCCAGGTACATTATGAGTAATGAAAAGGTAATTTATCTCTTATGTCATTCACTCATTCTACGTAATTACTGGTGGATCTTGAACTGCTTTGTTGCTCTTTGATTGAGCTGTATTTTGGTATTACATAATATGAAGGGATCATCGAACTTGTGGTGACAAAAAAAGGTTATATTTAACTGTATCTTGGTATAACATAATCTGAGGGGATCATAGAACTCATGGTGGCACCAAGGTCCTCTTTGACGATTTATTGTTTCATGCTAGAATCTAGCAGCCCTGTaacttttccaaaaaaaaaattatattatgtTTTGAACCCTGTAGGAAA
Protein-coding sequences here:
- the LOC132616924 gene encoding V-type proton ATPase subunit e1; the protein is MGFLITTLIFVAIGVIASLCARICCNRGPSTNLLHLTLIITATVCCWMMWAIVYLAQLKPLIVPVLSEAE